In Symmachiella dynata, the following are encoded in one genomic region:
- a CDS encoding class I SAM-dependent methyltransferase, producing MKRMFKEYREFFREFRSRFETTGAVAPSGRFLAGALSGPLKKHDGPVRVLEVGPGTGAVTRQIVKHLKPGDRFDLVELNENFVESLNRLFSEEDLFRAVAEFSEVHLCPLQEFEASEPFDFIISGLPLNNFPAALVEEIFESYWRLLAPGGTLSYFEYMYVRPVRRLVSKSDEKQRLTDLDKILGTHLENHRIARDWVFVNAPPAWVQHLRRQESVAAADSTAG from the coding sequence ATGAAACGTATGTTCAAAGAGTACCGGGAGTTCTTTCGCGAATTCCGTAGTCGCTTCGAAACCACAGGAGCCGTCGCCCCCAGCGGCCGTTTTTTGGCGGGGGCGCTGAGCGGTCCGCTGAAGAAGCATGATGGCCCGGTACGGGTCTTAGAGGTCGGACCGGGCACCGGAGCGGTGACGCGTCAAATCGTTAAGCATCTCAAGCCGGGGGATCGATTCGACCTTGTGGAACTCAACGAAAACTTTGTCGAATCTCTGAATCGGTTATTCAGCGAAGAGGATCTGTTTCGTGCCGTCGCGGAGTTTTCCGAAGTGCATCTTTGCCCGCTGCAGGAATTTGAAGCTTCCGAGCCGTTTGATTTTATCATTTCTGGTTTGCCGCTGAACAATTTTCCGGCTGCATTGGTCGAGGAAATCTTCGAGAGTTATTGGCGGTTGTTGGCTCCGGGGGGAACGCTCTCCTATTTTGAATATATGTACGTCCGGCCGGTGCGGCGATTGGTTTCCAAGTCAGATGAAAAGCAACGTCTGACCGACTTGGACAAAATTTTAGGCACGCATTTAGAGAATCACCGCATCGCGCGAGATTGGGTTTTCGTCAACGCGCCCCCAGCCTGGGTTCAACATCTGCGGCGACAGGAATCGGTCGCAGCAGCCGATAGCACCGCGGGGTGA
- a CDS encoding ATP-binding protein, whose protein sequence is MQNFEKLGAFYLGKLFDMTRAALRDELLLYDSKDLTTHAVCVGMTGSGKTGLCLSLLEEAAIDGIPAIAIDPKGDLGNLLLTFPDLAPDDFRPWIEESAATRAGLTPDEFAAKTADQWRDGLAEWGQTPERIAKFRQAVDIGIYTPGSNAGLPLTILRSFDAPPQELIDDSDALRERISSATSGLLALLGIDADPIRSREHILLSNIFEQAWRDGRHLDVASLIRGVQNPPFKTVGVVDLETFFPAKNRNELAMNLNNLLASPSFASWMEGEPLNIRNLLYTAEGKPRLSIISIAHLSDAERMFFVTILLNEVLAWVRTQPGTSSLRALLYMDEVFGYFPPTANPPSKTPMLTLLKQARAYGLGVVLATQNPVDLDYKGLSNTGTWFLGRLQTERDKARVLEGLEGASAQAGTGFDRQKMEATLAGLGSRVFLMNNVHDDEPVVFQTRWALSYLRGPLTRGQIERLMADKKQLAAEAAAASMDVATAGQTGDVAEKRPHLPAKVDELFLVRTHAVPRDSRLTYRPALLCKARLHFVKSTYKVDQWEDFTLLSTLGEEMPSDVWEAAQVIDAAQLETESEPEIDADFATVPADCLQAKSYPTWQKKLKEHLYQSQELSVWKCAALKTYSAAGEAEGDFRIRLAQTAREQRDLQVEKLRDRFTTKLQRLQGKIQTAEERVAREKSQATKATTDSVISIGSTILGALFGRKIASRTNVGRASTSMRSAGRAAQQRSDVARAEEKVENLNEQVEDLQRQFEEDVEQLEEAFQVDALELEELSMRPRKSDIDVDEVALLWTPWRVDTDGTAEPVFRLDAK, encoded by the coding sequence GTGCAGAATTTCGAGAAACTGGGAGCGTTTTATCTCGGCAAACTCTTCGACATGACGCGCGCGGCACTGCGCGATGAGTTGTTGCTTTACGACTCCAAAGATCTGACCACACACGCGGTTTGTGTGGGGATGACCGGCAGCGGGAAAACCGGCCTGTGTTTGTCGCTGTTGGAAGAAGCCGCTATCGATGGCATTCCCGCAATCGCCATTGATCCCAAAGGGGACCTGGGCAATCTGTTGCTCACGTTTCCCGATTTGGCGCCCGACGATTTTCGTCCCTGGATCGAAGAGAGCGCCGCGACGCGCGCTGGTCTCACGCCGGATGAATTTGCCGCCAAGACCGCCGATCAATGGCGCGACGGTTTGGCCGAGTGGGGGCAAACGCCCGAGCGGATTGCCAAGTTTCGCCAAGCGGTCGATATCGGGATTTATACCCCGGGGAGCAATGCCGGCTTACCGTTGACGATCCTGCGATCGTTTGACGCGCCGCCGCAAGAACTCATCGACGATAGTGATGCGCTGCGCGAGCGGATCAGTTCGGCGACGTCTGGTCTGTTGGCACTGTTGGGGATTGACGCCGATCCGATTCGTAGTCGTGAACATATTCTGCTGTCCAACATTTTTGAACAAGCGTGGCGCGACGGACGTCATTTGGATGTCGCTTCGCTGATTCGCGGCGTGCAAAATCCACCCTTTAAGACCGTCGGCGTGGTCGATCTGGAAACGTTTTTTCCTGCGAAGAACCGCAACGAATTGGCGATGAACCTCAATAACCTGTTGGCGTCGCCGTCGTTTGCAAGTTGGATGGAAGGCGAACCGCTCAACATCCGCAACCTGTTGTACACGGCCGAAGGAAAGCCGCGGTTGTCGATTATTTCTATCGCACATCTCTCCGATGCGGAGCGAATGTTCTTTGTGACGATCCTGCTCAACGAAGTACTCGCCTGGGTCCGCACCCAACCCGGGACATCGAGTCTGCGGGCGCTGCTCTACATGGATGAAGTCTTTGGATACTTCCCGCCGACGGCCAATCCGCCGTCGAAAACACCCATGCTCACGCTGTTGAAACAGGCACGCGCCTACGGATTGGGAGTCGTGCTGGCGACACAAAACCCGGTCGACCTGGACTATAAAGGCCTGTCGAACACCGGCACCTGGTTTTTGGGGCGGCTGCAGACCGAGCGGGACAAGGCACGCGTGTTGGAAGGCTTGGAAGGGGCGTCGGCACAAGCAGGCACGGGGTTTGACCGCCAAAAAATGGAGGCGACGCTCGCCGGTTTGGGAAGCCGCGTGTTTTTGATGAACAACGTGCACGATGACGAACCGGTGGTGTTCCAAACCCGTTGGGCACTGTCTTACCTCCGGGGACCGCTTACGCGGGGACAAATCGAAAGGTTGATGGCCGACAAGAAACAACTGGCGGCCGAAGCCGCCGCAGCGTCGATGGATGTGGCGACGGCAGGACAAACCGGCGACGTTGCTGAGAAACGTCCGCATCTGCCGGCGAAGGTCGACGAACTCTTTTTAGTCCGCACACATGCCGTACCGCGCGACAGTCGACTGACGTATCGTCCAGCGCTGCTTTGCAAAGCGAGACTGCATTTCGTCAAATCGACTTATAAGGTTGATCAATGGGAAGACTTTACATTGCTGTCGACGCTCGGAGAAGAAATGCCGTCCGATGTGTGGGAAGCGGCACAGGTCATCGATGCCGCGCAATTGGAGACCGAAAGCGAACCGGAAATCGATGCCGATTTTGCCACGGTGCCGGCGGACTGCTTGCAGGCGAAAAGCTATCCGACTTGGCAGAAAAAGCTGAAAGAACATCTGTACCAAAGCCAAGAACTATCTGTCTGGAAATGCGCGGCGCTTAAAACGTATTCCGCAGCTGGAGAAGCGGAAGGCGATTTTCGCATTCGCCTTGCTCAGACGGCGCGCGAACAACGAGACTTGCAGGTCGAAAAATTACGTGACCGCTTTACGACAAAATTGCAGCGGCTGCAGGGAAAAATCCAAACCGCCGAGGAACGCGTCGCACGCGAGAAATCACAAGCGACCAAGGCGACCACCGATTCGGTGATTTCGATCGGCTCAACGATTCTGGGCGCCTTATTCGGCCGCAAAATCGCCAGCCGCACAAACGTCGGCCGCGCCTCGACCTCGATGCGCAGTGCCGGCCGCGCCGCACAACAACGCAGCGACGTCGCCCGCGCCGAAGAAAAAGTCGAAAACCTCAACGAACAGGTTGAGGACTTGCAACGTCAATTCGAGGAGGACGTGGAGCAACTCGAAGAGGCATTTCAGGTCGATGCGTTGGAGCTGGAAGAACTGAGCATGCGTCCCCGTAAGAGTGATATCGATGTCGACGAAGTCGCATTGCTGTGGACCCCGTGGCGCGTCGATACCGACGGTACAGCGGAACCGGTGTTTCGGTTGGATGCTAAATAG
- a CDS encoding SDR family oxidoreductase has translation MTSHTPGDYLQQVFGLEDRTAVVIGGTGVLGGAIAAALAQAGAHTLIVGRNAELGAACVARITELGGSAEFVAADSTSRADLEAIVAHVTNQNRTVDVLVNGAGINSATPFLEISDDEWDNIFNVNLRGVRLACQVFGAHMLENKVNGSIINISSLSGMIPLSRVFTYSATKAAVINLTQNLAREWASQGIRVNSLAPGFFPAEQNRKVLTPDRVESIMRHTPMDRFGSPEELAGAVLLMASPVAGSFLTGANIAVDGGFTAMTI, from the coding sequence ATGACATCGCACACGCCTGGGGATTACCTGCAACAAGTTTTCGGTCTGGAAGATCGGACAGCCGTGGTCATTGGTGGCACCGGTGTCCTGGGCGGAGCCATTGCCGCCGCACTCGCGCAGGCCGGCGCTCACACATTGATCGTAGGACGCAACGCCGAATTGGGCGCCGCGTGCGTCGCACGGATTACGGAATTGGGCGGCTCGGCCGAATTCGTTGCGGCCGATTCCACCAGCCGCGCGGATCTCGAAGCTATCGTAGCGCATGTCACCAACCAAAACCGCACGGTGGATGTGCTCGTCAACGGTGCCGGGATCAATTCGGCCACGCCGTTTCTGGAGATCAGCGACGACGAATGGGATAATATCTTCAACGTGAACCTTCGCGGGGTGCGGCTTGCCTGTCAGGTCTTCGGCGCGCACATGTTGGAGAACAAAGTCAACGGTTCGATCATTAATATTTCCTCGCTGAGCGGCATGATCCCCTTGTCGCGCGTCTTCACTTATTCCGCCACCAAAGCTGCGGTGATCAACCTCACGCAAAACTTGGCCCGCGAATGGGCCTCGCAAGGGATTCGCGTGAATTCATTGGCACCCGGGTTTTTCCCAGCGGAACAAAATCGCAAGGTGCTCACCCCCGACCGGGTGGAAAGCATCATGCGGCACACCCCGATGGATCGTTTCGGGTCGCCTGAAGAATTGGCTGGTGCCGTGTTGTTAATGGCTTCGCCGGTCGCCGGAAGTTTCCTCACGGGCGCCAACATTGCCGTCGACGGTGGGTTTACGGCGATGACGATCTGA
- a CDS encoding PIG-L deacetylase family protein has translation MKNAPLKLLILGAHPDDAEWHAGGLVARYCAAGHDVKIVSVTDGRSGHQTIPPDELAALRKQEAAAAGSVIGATYDVWEFPDGSLQPTLDVRRKIIAQIRQFAPDLVLTHRVNDYHPDHRAVGQAVQDASYMVTVPHVVPEVPALRHDPIVAYMPDRFTKPNPLTGDIVIDVGEQVEIIVAMLACHKSQVFDWLPYNLGISDQLSDDLAERLQWLSDWYREHLRPMADRYRDELLAAYGEQRGRAIEYAEVYEISEYAGTFDEAARQRLFGWLSDQG, from the coding sequence ATGAAAAATGCACCACTGAAATTGTTGATTCTCGGCGCGCATCCCGATGATGCTGAATGGCATGCCGGGGGTTTGGTGGCGCGGTATTGCGCTGCTGGTCATGATGTCAAAATTGTGTCGGTGACCGATGGCCGCTCCGGGCATCAGACCATTCCGCCCGATGAATTGGCTGCTTTGCGCAAGCAAGAAGCCGCTGCCGCTGGAAGCGTGATTGGTGCTACGTATGACGTTTGGGAATTTCCCGACGGCTCGTTACAGCCTACACTCGATGTGCGGCGAAAGATCATTGCCCAGATTCGCCAATTCGCACCCGATCTGGTGCTCACGCATCGCGTGAATGATTATCACCCCGATCACCGCGCCGTGGGCCAAGCCGTGCAGGACGCGTCTTATATGGTCACCGTTCCGCACGTTGTGCCGGAGGTGCCTGCGCTGCGACACGATCCGATTGTCGCCTACATGCCCGACCGGTTCACCAAACCGAATCCGCTGACCGGCGATATTGTGATTGATGTCGGGGAACAGGTCGAAATAATCGTGGCAATGCTGGCTTGCCATAAGTCGCAGGTCTTCGATTGGCTGCCTTACAATTTGGGAATCAGCGACCAGTTGAGTGACGATCTGGCCGAACGATTGCAGTGGCTGTCCGATTGGTACCGCGAGCATCTACGGCCAATGGCGGACCGGTATCGCGATGAATTGCTTGCCGCGTACGGCGAGCAGCGCGGCCGCGCGATTGAGTATGCTGAGGTTTACGAGATCAGCGAATACGCGGGCACGTTTGACGAGGCGGCGCGGCAACGATTGTTCGGATGGCTATCGGACCAAGGCTAG
- a CDS encoding YHS domain-containing protein produces MRIRISAVLLLLTSLLFAGMVAAEAEQQPAKMSAEDRAAARAALEEFNSLIGGWRGVGQVRRGSNRGAWLEQAEWVWQLKSDQPALRYVVEKGNQLKTAKLTYDPETKTYSLEAVLPDEAKRNYAGQVEDDKLVLQSPADADGTVYRITVTRLNEKRTLVLFQKRGAKQKRFGRVAEVGYTRAGTKLAEVGGGSPECIVTGGKGTSTIDYKGKTYYLCCSGCREAFLDDPEGIIADAKKRLEKKRAKKAAAAKKNS; encoded by the coding sequence ATGCGGATTCGTATCTCTGCTGTGTTGTTGTTGCTAACCAGTCTCTTGTTCGCCGGGATGGTTGCAGCTGAGGCTGAGCAACAGCCCGCCAAAATGTCGGCTGAAGATCGCGCGGCTGCCCGTGCGGCGTTGGAGGAATTCAATTCGCTGATCGGTGGCTGGCGCGGTGTGGGACAAGTCCGACGGGGGTCGAACCGTGGTGCCTGGCTGGAGCAAGCCGAATGGGTCTGGCAACTCAAATCGGACCAGCCCGCTTTGCGGTACGTTGTCGAAAAAGGCAACCAACTCAAGACAGCCAAGCTCACCTATGATCCCGAGACGAAGACTTATTCTCTCGAAGCAGTACTGCCTGATGAGGCCAAACGCAATTATGCCGGGCAAGTAGAAGACGACAAACTCGTGCTCCAGTCGCCTGCGGACGCCGACGGGACTGTGTATCGGATCACCGTAACGCGACTGAATGAAAAACGGACGTTGGTGCTCTTCCAAAAACGAGGCGCGAAGCAGAAACGCTTTGGTCGCGTCGCCGAGGTGGGCTACACGCGCGCGGGGACGAAACTTGCCGAGGTCGGTGGCGGATCACCTGAGTGTATCGTGACCGGCGGTAAGGGAACCAGCACGATCGACTACAAAGGCAAGACGTATTACCTGTGCTGCAGCGGTTGCCGCGAAGCATTTTTGGATGATCCCGAAGGGATTATCGCCGATGCCAAAAAACGGTTGGAAAAGAAACGGGCCAAGAAGGCTGCGGCGGCGAAGAAGAATTCTTAA
- a CDS encoding response regulator: protein MSDQRVLIIEDEKSLVDVLTYNFENEGFEVLSATDGMDGLNQARAHHPDIIILDVMLPVMEGLEVCRQLRGDSRTSDIPVLMLTAKSEEVDEIVGFRMGADDYVTKPFKLKPLIQRVKALLRRSKSGEPSKELVSKHGIEVDRLNHRALAGGDVLDLTPTEFDLLWTLVRKPGRPFKRSDLMEACRGEDALSLERTIDVHIRSLRQKLGTYADLVETVRGVGYRFRETEPS from the coding sequence ATGTCGGACCAACGAGTTTTGATCATTGAGGATGAGAAGTCACTGGTTGACGTCCTCACGTATAACTTCGAAAACGAAGGCTTTGAAGTGTTGTCGGCGACCGACGGCATGGACGGCTTGAATCAGGCGCGGGCGCATCATCCGGATATTATTATTCTGGATGTCATGTTGCCTGTGATGGAAGGGCTGGAAGTTTGTCGGCAATTGCGGGGTGATTCTCGTACGAGCGACATCCCGGTCTTGATGCTCACAGCCAAGAGCGAAGAGGTGGACGAAATCGTCGGCTTCCGCATGGGAGCGGACGATTACGTCACCAAACCTTTTAAACTCAAGCCACTGATTCAACGGGTCAAGGCGTTATTGCGGCGGTCCAAGTCTGGCGAGCCGAGTAAAGAACTCGTCTCCAAGCACGGTATCGAAGTTGATCGGCTGAATCACCGCGCGTTGGCCGGTGGCGATGTGTTGGACCTGACTCCCACGGAATTCGATTTGTTGTGGACGCTGGTCCGCAAACCGGGACGACCGTTCAAACGGTCCGACCTGATGGAAGCCTGCCGCGGGGAAGATGCTTTGTCGCTGGAGCGGACGATCGACGTGCATATCCGTTCGCTGCGGCAAAAATTGGGCACCTATGCCGACTTGGTGGAAACCGTCCGCGGCGTGGGCTATCGCTTTCGCGAAACGGAACCGTCCTAA
- a CDS encoding menaquinone biosynthesis family protein codes for MSQVKTLIQVGHSPDPDDAFMFHALANDKIETGNYTFTHTLQDIETLNQRALKAELELTAVSLHGYAYLTDTYAVCACGASIGDNYGPMVVARQAGSIESLKGKTIAIPGKLTTAFLALKLLLGDTFKYEIHPFDEILNLVEAGKVDAGLIIHEGQLTYGEQGLHLIVDLGVWWHDETGLPLPLGANAIRKDLGEQAMHEVTALLKQSIQYGLDHRQEALDYALQFGRNLDHSKADKFVGMYVNDWTLDFGPRGREAVQLLLNRGHEAGVIPKPVEVEFIG; via the coding sequence ATGTCTCAGGTTAAGACTTTGATTCAGGTCGGACACAGTCCCGATCCCGACGACGCCTTTATGTTTCATGCCTTGGCAAACGACAAGATCGAAACAGGCAATTATACCTTTACGCATACCCTGCAGGATATTGAGACGCTCAACCAGCGCGCTCTCAAGGCCGAACTGGAATTGACGGCTGTCAGTCTGCACGGATATGCCTATCTCACCGATACTTACGCAGTCTGCGCCTGCGGCGCCAGCATTGGTGATAATTATGGACCGATGGTCGTCGCTCGGCAAGCGGGCAGCATCGAGAGCCTCAAAGGCAAAACCATCGCCATTCCCGGCAAACTGACGACGGCGTTTTTGGCGCTGAAGTTATTACTGGGAGATACTTTCAAATACGAGATCCATCCCTTCGACGAAATCCTCAATTTGGTCGAAGCGGGCAAAGTCGACGCAGGGTTGATCATTCACGAAGGCCAGCTGACCTATGGCGAACAAGGTTTGCACCTGATCGTCGATTTGGGCGTGTGGTGGCATGATGAGACAGGGTTGCCCTTGCCGTTGGGCGCCAACGCCATCCGCAAGGATCTCGGCGAACAGGCCATGCATGAAGTGACCGCCTTGCTCAAGCAGAGCATCCAGTACGGTTTGGATCACCGCCAAGAAGCCTTGGACTATGCTTTGCAATTTGGGCGCAACCTGGATCACAGCAAGGCAGATAAATTTGTCGGCATGTACGTCAATGACTGGACGCTCGATTTTGGTCCGCGTGGCCGCGAAGCTGTGCAATTGCTGCTCAACCGCGGGCACGAAGCGGGCGTGATTCCTAAGCCGGTGGAAGTCGAATTCATCGGCTGA
- a CDS encoding NUDIX hydrolase, whose translation MPQQKILAAGNHLRLVSVDGWEYTERTNCRGVVAVVAVTEDRQLILTEQYRPPVQRRVIDLPAGLAGDIAGEELEPLERAAKRELREETGYEAEGFEFLFRGPTSAGLTNEVISFFRAGPVRQVDAGGGDESEDIVVHTVPLATIDEWFTSFSPATTLVDPKVYAALHFAR comes from the coding sequence ATGCCTCAGCAAAAAATACTGGCGGCGGGAAATCATCTGCGACTCGTATCGGTCGATGGTTGGGAATACACCGAACGAACCAACTGTCGCGGAGTGGTCGCGGTCGTCGCTGTCACCGAAGACCGACAGTTGATTTTGACGGAACAATACCGCCCCCCGGTGCAGCGCCGCGTGATCGATTTGCCGGCGGGACTGGCCGGCGATATTGCCGGCGAAGAATTGGAACCGTTGGAACGAGCCGCAAAGCGAGAATTGCGTGAGGAAACCGGCTATGAGGCTGAGGGGTTTGAGTTTCTCTTTCGCGGACCGACATCAGCCGGATTAACAAACGAAGTGATTTCGTTTTTCCGAGCAGGGCCAGTGCGCCAAGTTGATGCCGGTGGCGGCGACGAGTCAGAGGATATTGTTGTCCACACGGTTCCGCTAGCGACGATTGATGAGTGGTTCACATCGTTCTCGCCCGCAACGACCTTGGTGGATCCCAAGGTGTACGCCGCGCTGCATTTTGCCCGCTGA
- a CDS encoding DUF1330 domain-containing protein, with translation MSDTPIYMLNVLWFQPDGGAARYREYLKASWPVAKKYGGEKLESYIPEANVIGELDADLIFMVRWPDQSSFDGFIADPEFQAVQPLREAAITNSLLIRCRRDD, from the coding sequence ATGAGCGACACGCCGATCTATATGCTGAACGTCCTGTGGTTCCAACCCGATGGCGGTGCGGCGCGTTATCGTGAGTACCTGAAGGCCTCGTGGCCGGTCGCGAAGAAGTACGGCGGAGAAAAGTTGGAATCGTACATCCCCGAGGCGAACGTCATCGGTGAACTGGATGCTGACTTGATCTTTATGGTCCGCTGGCCCGATCAAAGCAGTTTTGACGGCTTCATCGCTGATCCGGAATTCCAGGCGGTCCAGCCGCTTCGCGAGGCAGCGATCACGAATTCGCTATTGATCCGTTGCCGCCGTGACGATTAA
- a CDS encoding ArnT family glycosyltransferase, which translates to MSVEFKKIDDDQLQRMAAEPIRPLFAVLDHARAMVPWVVLLACLPALIAVMHRPLTDTNAAWGLKALKLSSAPTVSAFVAPGSNDDSIPYRWQPPLISWLAAWATNLFGPWTPSALILAPFVANACFLGAVYALAFRIGDAKLGLLTVGLAAFHVNILTNTQTVSPIPVGLFFAVLTIWAFVGHLHKSKTTLSANLLIGGIALGFCLLSGGILAIVVVITLALHAILLKRPLRRAADLPPVPRSQTVNRAPTLRSLSVMSLTAFAVGGWWELMMGYSQGQPFWRAWITGDAGYTTALKSVAKNSAFILPRDASELMLVLAGPILYGLWMAVREIQIGEKPKRCRDLQLLIVWTIVAGVCWQLARTNQFTAASGEMMWQGFLLVPLLTLGAGGILRILDGRASTWSVALVGLITAANLVWHAPAHLAKTGLITMFIMIVLIGVLALIASFRTEIRSASPYERRESRLLISAFVVMLVIGHCLSGFTAVPRAGAADDELRRLSHALSKLEQPVTQFTIVSADPSDAAPIQLEYLARATWPTAQGNVFTNWNDVPNWTDVGVAKKDIPITKQTPAHVYFLWQTPLIPFAAAGAHSDIMRFQEYYQQRQISVLVRPATGN; encoded by the coding sequence ATGTCCGTCGAGTTCAAAAAGATTGACGATGACCAACTGCAGCGGATGGCGGCCGAGCCAATTCGACCGTTATTTGCCGTCTTGGACCACGCACGGGCCATGGTCCCCTGGGTGGTCTTGTTGGCCTGTTTGCCGGCGCTGATTGCGGTGATGCACCGTCCGTTGACCGACACAAATGCGGCATGGGGGCTGAAGGCGCTCAAACTCTCCTCCGCACCGACCGTCAGCGCATTTGTCGCTCCCGGTTCGAACGACGATTCAATCCCTTATCGTTGGCAACCGCCGTTGATCAGTTGGTTGGCTGCGTGGGCGACCAATCTGTTTGGGCCGTGGACACCCTCGGCCTTGATACTGGCTCCCTTTGTCGCGAACGCTTGTTTTTTAGGCGCGGTCTATGCGCTGGCATTTCGCATCGGCGATGCCAAACTCGGATTATTAACCGTCGGCTTGGCGGCATTTCATGTCAATATCCTCACCAACACACAAACCGTCTCGCCGATCCCGGTGGGACTCTTTTTTGCCGTGCTGACCATCTGGGCTTTCGTGGGACATCTCCACAAATCAAAAACAACGCTCTCCGCTAATTTGTTGATCGGAGGAATTGCGCTGGGGTTTTGTTTGTTGTCCGGCGGCATACTGGCGATTGTCGTCGTCATCACGTTAGCCTTGCATGCGATCTTATTAAAACGTCCGCTGCGTCGCGCTGCCGACCTGCCTCCTGTACCTCGCAGCCAAACCGTCAACCGCGCTCCTACCTTGCGCTCTCTGAGCGTAATGTCACTCACTGCTTTTGCCGTGGGAGGCTGGTGGGAATTGATGATGGGGTATTCGCAAGGACAGCCGTTTTGGCGCGCCTGGATCACGGGCGACGCGGGGTATACGACTGCCTTAAAATCGGTTGCCAAAAATTCAGCGTTCATTCTCCCAAGAGATGCCAGCGAACTCATGCTCGTTTTGGCGGGACCGATATTGTACGGCTTATGGATGGCGGTCCGTGAAATCCAAATTGGTGAAAAGCCCAAACGTTGTCGTGACCTGCAACTGTTGATTGTCTGGACCATTGTCGCCGGAGTTTGCTGGCAACTGGCCCGCACCAATCAATTCACTGCCGCCTCTGGAGAGATGATGTGGCAGGGGTTCCTGCTCGTGCCGCTGCTGACGCTCGGCGCTGGGGGGATACTGAGGATCTTGGACGGGCGCGCCTCAACTTGGTCCGTGGCCCTCGTCGGCTTAATCACCGCCGCGAACCTGGTTTGGCACGCGCCGGCGCATTTGGCGAAGACAGGATTGATCACGATGTTCATCATGATTGTCCTGATCGGTGTATTGGCATTGATCGCCTCATTTCGCACCGAAATTCGATCGGCTTCTCCCTATGAGCGTCGTGAATCGCGACTGCTGATATCAGCATTTGTGGTCATGCTGGTGATTGGGCATTGCCTTTCCGGATTCACAGCAGTCCCCCGTGCCGGTGCTGCGGACGACGAGTTGAGGCGCTTGTCCCATGCCCTGTCAAAACTTGAACAACCGGTCACACAATTCACGATCGTTTCGGCCGACCCCAGCGACGCTGCGCCGATTCAACTCGAATATCTGGCGCGAGCCACATGGCCCACGGCACAGGGAAATGTCTTCACCAACTGGAACGACGTGCCCAATTGGACTGACGTCGGCGTGGCAAAGAAAGACATCCCCATCACCAAGCAAACGCCGGCGCATGTCTATTTCTTATGGCAAACCCCGCTGATTCCGTTTGCCGCCGCGGGAGCCCACAGTGACATCATGCGCTTTCAGGAATACTACCAACAGCGTCAGATTTCTGTGTTGGTTCGTCCTGCAACCGGCAATTGA
- a CDS encoding 3-keto-disaccharide hydrolase yields the protein MPRLTAILSLLFVMAISMTAAEAADKGPAYLDGEKAGPDFKVQGEYEGKIGKDTKVGVQVIARGDGKFDAVVFGNGLPGSGWDPRQPKIHLKGETNDDIVEFTGLNFNGAIKDGIFAGIAEDAVKFELRKIQRSSPTMGLKPPEGAIVLFDGTNVDALAEGKIEDGKLLGVPVRSKQKFNNYTLHLEFRSPYMPEARGQGRGNSGMYLNDQYECQILDSFGLEGKNNECGGFYQIQEPKVNMCLPPLSWQTYDVDFQAAKFDSEGKKVTPAIVTVRQNGVVIHDKLKLPHTTPGGGQNDEKLPGSLYLQNHGDPVRFRNFWVVEK from the coding sequence ATGCCTCGATTGACCGCAATCCTTTCCCTCCTTTTTGTGATGGCGATTTCCATGACTGCAGCCGAAGCGGCGGATAAAGGTCCGGCCTATCTTGACGGCGAGAAAGCTGGGCCCGATTTTAAGGTTCAAGGGGAATACGAAGGCAAAATCGGCAAGGACACCAAAGTCGGCGTGCAAGTCATTGCACGGGGTGATGGGAAATTTGATGCGGTGGTCTTTGGAAATGGTTTGCCAGGTTCCGGTTGGGATCCCAGACAGCCCAAAATTCACCTCAAGGGAGAAACGAACGACGATATCGTCGAGTTTACGGGGTTGAATTTCAACGGCGCGATCAAGGACGGCATTTTTGCCGGGATCGCCGAAGATGCAGTGAAATTTGAACTGCGAAAAATCCAGCGCAGCTCCCCCACCATGGGGCTGAAGCCGCCTGAGGGGGCGATTGTGTTGTTTGACGGCACAAATGTTGACGCATTGGCCGAAGGGAAAATTGAGGACGGAAAATTATTGGGGGTTCCCGTCCGTTCTAAACAAAAATTTAACAATTACACATTACACCTCGAATTCCGTTCACCGTACATGCCCGAAGCACGGGGGCAAGGTCGCGGGAACAGCGGGATGTATTTGAACGATCAATACGAATGTCAGATTCTCGATTCGTTCGGATTGGAAGGAAAGAACAACGAGTGCGGCGGCTTTTATCAGATCCAAGAGCCGAAGGTGAATATGTGTTTGCCGCCCTTGTCGTGGCAGACATACGACGTCGATTTTCAAGCCGCCAAGTTCGATTCCGAAGGTAAGAAAGTCACCCCGGCCATCGTCACGGTACGACAAAACGGGGTGGTGATTCACGACAAATTGAAATTGCCGCACACAACTCCGGGCGGCGGTCAAAATGACGAGAAACTTCCCGGTAGCCTGTATTTGCAAAACCATGGCGATCCGGTGCGGTTTCGCAACTTTTGGGTGGTGGAAAAATAA